A DNA window from Streptomyces parvus contains the following coding sequences:
- a CDS encoding YafY family protein: MATNAIDQTRRMLSLVTYLRERPGAHVQDVARAFGITEDELISDLDVLPMCGTSFRGGDLLDIDTDGDRIWWHNPDDVAEPLRLAADEATALLVAARAVATLPGLRESDRDALVRATAKLETAAGESGAASSRLSVTFEAEGGVFADVDRAISERRRLWLRYYSPARDELTEREVDPIRLFAVGHTYMEGWCRLSEARRTFRLDRVAEIRLLDAPAAPPELELRDLSAGLVQPAAEDPEVVIEVGTGGRWVAEYYPHDSAEELPDGGLRITLRTPDPASLRRLALRLGGDGRIVAPPELADSAREAAREALAAYEDAV; encoded by the coding sequence ATGGCCACGAACGCGATCGACCAGACCCGCCGGATGCTGTCCCTGGTGACATATCTGCGCGAGCGCCCCGGCGCCCACGTCCAGGACGTGGCGCGGGCCTTCGGGATCACCGAGGACGAGCTGATCTCCGACCTCGACGTCCTGCCCATGTGCGGCACCAGCTTCCGCGGCGGCGACCTCCTCGACATCGACACCGACGGCGACCGCATCTGGTGGCACAACCCGGACGACGTCGCCGAGCCGCTCCGGCTCGCCGCCGACGAGGCCACCGCGCTGCTCGTCGCCGCCCGTGCCGTCGCCACCCTGCCCGGCCTGCGCGAGAGCGACCGGGACGCCCTCGTCCGCGCCACCGCCAAGCTGGAGACGGCAGCCGGCGAGTCCGGCGCGGCCAGCTCCCGGCTCTCGGTGACCTTCGAGGCGGAGGGCGGCGTCTTCGCCGACGTCGACCGGGCCATCTCCGAGCGCCGCCGGCTCTGGCTGCGCTACTACTCGCCCGCCCGCGACGAACTCACCGAGCGCGAGGTCGACCCGATCCGGCTCTTCGCCGTCGGCCACACCTATATGGAGGGCTGGTGCCGGCTCTCCGAGGCCCGCCGGACCTTCCGTCTCGACCGTGTCGCGGAGATCCGCCTCCTCGACGCCCCCGCCGCCCCGCCCGAGCTGGAACTGCGCGACCTGTCCGCCGGGCTTGTCCAGCCCGCCGCCGAGGACCCGGAAGTCGTGATCGAGGTCGGCACCGGCGGCCGCTGGGTCGCCGAGTACTACCCGCACGACTCCGCCGAGGAACTGCCCGACGGCGGCCTGCGCATCACCCTGCGCACCCCCGATCCGGCCTCGCTGCGCCGACTCGCCCTGCGGCTCGGCGGCGACGGCCGTATCGTCGCCCCGCCGGAGCTCGCGGACAGCGCCCGCGAGGCCGCCCGCGAGGCGCTCGCGGCCTACGAGGACGCGGTCTGA
- a CDS encoding fasciclin domain-containing protein, giving the protein MNTLIFRRAAVAVSAAAVLPLALTACSSDDSSKDSAAGSTPSASAPASPSADDSATMDKPFGPACSSVPKEGAGSFDGMAKDPVATAASNNEELSTLVAAVKQAGLVDTLNNAENITVFAPTNDAFAKIPKADLDALLANKAELTKVLTYHVVGEKLTPQQLEKGSFGTLEKSRLTTAGSGTEYTVNDSSKVVCGNVPTANATVYIVDTVLMPPK; this is encoded by the coding sequence ATGAACACGCTCATCTTCCGCCGCGCAGCCGTCGCCGTGTCCGCAGCAGCCGTGCTGCCGCTGGCGCTGACCGCCTGCTCGTCGGACGACTCCTCCAAGGACTCGGCGGCCGGCTCCACGCCCAGCGCGTCCGCGCCGGCGAGCCCCTCGGCCGACGACTCGGCGACCATGGACAAGCCGTTCGGCCCGGCCTGTTCGTCGGTGCCGAAGGAGGGCGCGGGCTCGTTCGACGGCATGGCGAAGGACCCGGTCGCGACGGCCGCCTCGAACAACGAGGAGCTGTCGACGCTGGTGGCCGCCGTGAAGCAGGCCGGCCTGGTCGACACGCTCAACAACGCCGAGAACATCACGGTGTTCGCCCCGACCAACGACGCCTTCGCGAAGATCCCGAAGGCCGACCTGGACGCGCTGCTGGCGAACAAGGCCGAGCTCACCAAGGTCCTCACCTACCACGTGGTGGGCGAGAAGCTGACGCCTCAGCAGCTGGAGAAGGGGTCCTTCGGCACCCTGGAGAAGAGCAGGCTGACGACGGCCGGCTCGGGCACCGAGTACACCGTGAACGACTCCTCGAAGGTCGTCTGCGGCAACGTCCCGACCGCCAACGCGACGGTCTACATCGTGGACACGGTCCTGATGCCTCCGAAGTAA
- a CDS encoding RNA helicase: MTEDLSPAERYQASRARAAEMATALGPFREMYDFGLDPFQIEACQALEAGKGVLVAAPTGSGKTIVGEFAVHLALEQGRKCFYTTPIKALSNQKYADLVKRYGADKVGLLTGDNSVNSEAPVVVMTTEVLRNMLYAGSQSLSGLGYVVMDEVHYLSDRFRGAVWEEVIIHLPESVTLVSLSATVSNAEEFGDWLDTVRGDTEVIVSEHRPVPLWQHVMAGRRMYDLFEEGTDHGGRGAGRREVNPDLVRLARQESQNTYNPRDRRRGKMVREADRERERRQRGRIWTPGRPEVIDRLDNEGLLPAITFIFSRAGCEAAVQQCLYAGLRLNDEDNRRLVREIVEERTASIPGEDLHVLGYYEWLEGLERGIAAHHAGMLPTFKEVVEELFVRGLVKAVFATETLALGINMPARSVVLEKLVKWNGEQHADITPGEYTQLTGRAGRRGIDVEGHAVVLWQRGLDPTALAGLAGTRTYPLRSSFRPSYNMAVNLVQQFGRHRSRELLETSFAQFQADKSVVGISRQVQRNEEGLEGYKEGMTCHLGDFEEYARLRRDLKDRETELAKQGAAQRRAAAASSLEKLKPGDVIHVPTGKFAGLALVLDPGLPAGRANGHRGFDHHDGPRPLVLTAERQVKRLASMDFPVPVEALDRMRVPKSFNPRSPQSRRDLASALRSKAGHIVPDRHRKGRAPAADDREIVRLRAELRAHPCHGCDEREDHARWAERYHRLQRDTRQLEKRIEGRTNTIARTFDRIVALLTELDYLRGNEVTANGRRLARLYGELDLLASECLREGVWEGLNPAELAACVSALVYEARQADDAVAPKLPSGPAKVAMGEMVRIWGRLDALEEDFKINQTEGVGQREPDLGFAWAVYMWASGRTLDEVLREAEMPAGDFVRWCKQVIDVLGQVAAAAPRDAGEGASGVARSARKAVDAVLRGVVAYSSVG; the protein is encoded by the coding sequence ATGACAGAGGACCTCTCACCAGCTGAGCGATACCAGGCATCCCGCGCCCGTGCGGCCGAGATGGCGACGGCCCTCGGGCCCTTCCGGGAGATGTACGACTTCGGCCTGGACCCGTTCCAGATCGAGGCCTGCCAGGCCCTGGAGGCGGGCAAGGGGGTGCTGGTCGCGGCCCCCACCGGGTCGGGCAAGACGATCGTCGGCGAGTTCGCCGTGCACCTGGCCCTGGAGCAGGGCCGCAAATGCTTCTACACCACGCCGATCAAGGCGCTCTCGAACCAGAAGTACGCCGACCTGGTCAAGCGGTACGGCGCGGACAAGGTCGGTCTGCTGACCGGCGACAACAGCGTCAACTCCGAGGCGCCGGTGGTCGTGATGACCACCGAGGTCCTGCGGAACATGCTGTACGCGGGCTCCCAGTCGCTGTCCGGCCTCGGCTATGTGGTGATGGACGAGGTGCACTACCTCTCCGACCGCTTCCGGGGCGCGGTGTGGGAGGAAGTGATCATTCACCTCCCCGAGTCGGTGACGCTGGTATCCCTGTCGGCGACCGTCTCCAACGCGGAGGAGTTCGGCGACTGGCTGGACACCGTGCGCGGCGACACCGAGGTCATCGTCTCCGAGCACCGTCCCGTGCCGCTGTGGCAGCACGTGATGGCCGGACGCCGGATGTACGACCTCTTCGAGGAGGGGACCGACCACGGCGGCCGGGGCGCCGGACGCCGTGAGGTCAATCCGGACCTGGTGCGGCTCGCCCGCCAGGAGAGCCAGAACACCTACAACCCCCGCGACCGCCGCCGGGGCAAGATGGTGCGCGAGGCCGACCGCGAGCGTGAGCGGCGCCAGCGCGGCCGGATCTGGACGCCCGGCAGGCCCGAGGTCATCGACCGGCTGGACAACGAGGGACTGCTCCCCGCGATCACGTTCATCTTCAGCCGGGCGGGGTGCGAGGCCGCCGTCCAGCAGTGTCTGTACGCCGGACTCCGGCTCAACGACGAGGACAACCGCCGGCTGGTCCGGGAGATCGTCGAGGAGCGGACCGCGTCCATCCCCGGCGAGGACCTCCATGTCCTCGGCTACTACGAGTGGCTCGAAGGGCTGGAGCGGGGCATCGCCGCCCACCACGCGGGCATGCTGCCGACGTTCAAGGAGGTCGTCGAGGAGCTGTTCGTCCGGGGCCTGGTGAAGGCCGTGTTCGCCACCGAGACACTGGCGCTCGGCATCAACATGCCCGCCCGCTCGGTGGTGCTGGAGAAGCTCGTCAAGTGGAACGGCGAGCAGCACGCCGACATCACCCCCGGCGAGTACACCCAGCTCACCGGCCGGGCCGGACGCCGCGGCATCGACGTCGAGGGTCACGCGGTGGTCCTGTGGCAGCGCGGACTGGACCCGACGGCGCTGGCCGGCCTCGCGGGGACGCGTACGTATCCGCTGCGCTCCAGCTTCCGGCCCTCGTACAACATGGCCGTGAACCTGGTGCAGCAGTTCGGGCGGCACCGGTCGCGGGAGCTGCTGGAGACCTCGTTCGCCCAGTTCCAGGCGGACAAGTCCGTCGTCGGGATCTCCCGGCAGGTGCAGCGCAACGAGGAGGGACTGGAGGGCTACAAGGAGGGCATGACCTGCCACCTCGGGGACTTCGAGGAGTACGCGCGCCTTCGGCGCGACCTCAAGGACCGCGAGACGGAGCTGGCCAAGCAGGGCGCGGCGCAGCGGCGGGCGGCGGCGGCCTCGTCCCTGGAGAAGCTGAAACCGGGCGATGTCATCCACGTTCCGACGGGCAAGTTCGCGGGTCTGGCGCTGGTGCTGGACCCGGGGCTTCCGGCCGGGCGGGCCAACGGGCACCGCGGCTTCGACCACCACGACGGGCCTCGGCCGCTGGTGCTGACCGCCGAGCGGCAGGTCAAGCGGCTGGCCTCGATGGACTTCCCGGTGCCGGTGGAGGCGCTGGACCGGATGCGCGTCCCGAAGTCGTTCAACCCGCGCTCGCCGCAGTCCCGGCGTGATCTGGCCTCCGCGCTGCGGTCCAAGGCCGGGCACATCGTGCCCGACCGGCACCGCAAGGGGCGGGCGCCGGCCGCCGACGACCGCGAGATCGTCCGGCTGCGGGCCGAGCTGCGCGCCCACCCGTGCCACGGATGCGACGAGCGGGAGGACCACGCGCGGTGGGCCGAGCGCTACCACCGGCTGCAGCGGGACACCCGCCAACTGGAGAAGCGGATCGAGGGGCGGACGAACACGATCGCCCGCACCTTCGACCGGATCGTCGCGCTCCTCACCGAGCTGGACTACCTCCGGGGCAACGAGGTCACCGCCAACGGGCGGCGGCTGGCCCGGCTCTACGGTGAGCTGGATCTGCTGGCCAGCGAGTGCCTGCGCGAGGGGGTCTGGGAGGGGCTCAACCCCGCTGAGCTCGCCGCATGCGTCTCGGCTCTGGTCTACGAGGCGCGGCAGGCCGATGACGCGGTCGCGCCGAAGCTGCCGTCCGGTCCGGCCAAGGTCGCCATGGGCGAGATGGTGCGGATCTGGGGGCGGCTGGATGCCCTGGAGGAGGACTTCAAGATCAACCAGACGGAAGGGGTCGGGCAGCGCGAGCCCGATCTCGGCTTCGCCTGGGCGGTCTACATGTGGGCCTCCGGCCGGACGCTGGACGAGGTGCTGCGCGAGGCGGAGATGCCGGCGGGGGACTTCGTACGGTGGTGCAAGCAGGTGATCGATGTGCTGGGGCAGGTGGCCGCGGCGGCGCCTCGGGATGCCGGGGAGGGAGCGTCCGGCGTGGCGAGGAGTGCGCGCAAGGCGGTGGACGCGGTGTTGCGGGGAGTGGTGGCGTACAGCTCGGTGGGGTGA
- the tatC gene encoding twin-arginine translocase subunit TatC, with translation MLKSARKQEKDDEGRMPLLDHLRELRNRLLKAVLAILIAVIGAAFFHKEIFEFLMKPILDSVGCKNGVQTMVNGRPCAEMTTNGLLSPFTIALKVSLMAGVLLATPVWLYQLWAFVAPGLHQKEKRYSLGFVAAGVPLFTAGAYLAYTILPQTAEIMLGFTPDNVTNLLPLDDFLDLITRMVIVFGLAFELPLLLIALNMTGVLTGVRMLRWWRGMIVGLTAFAAIATPGGEPISMLLLAGPLAVLYFFSVGFSLLNDKRRNRNNPDAALSDDEASELDLTPEPVGRVENVSSSRPALPGQATGEADGPGSHRMNGYDDIT, from the coding sequence TTGCTCAAGTCTGCCCGCAAGCAGGAGAAGGACGACGAGGGGCGGATGCCTCTCCTCGATCACCTGCGTGAGCTGCGTAACCGGCTGCTGAAGGCCGTGCTGGCGATCCTGATCGCCGTCATCGGGGCCGCCTTCTTCCACAAGGAGATCTTCGAGTTCCTGATGAAGCCGATCCTCGACTCGGTCGGCTGCAAGAACGGCGTCCAGACGATGGTCAACGGCCGCCCGTGCGCGGAGATGACCACCAACGGTCTGCTGTCACCCTTCACCATCGCGCTGAAGGTGTCCCTCATGGCGGGCGTTCTCCTCGCCACGCCCGTCTGGCTGTACCAGCTCTGGGCCTTCGTCGCTCCCGGTCTCCACCAGAAGGAGAAGCGGTACTCCCTGGGTTTCGTGGCCGCAGGGGTTCCGCTGTTCACCGCGGGCGCCTACCTCGCTTACACGATCCTGCCGCAGACGGCCGAGATCATGCTCGGCTTCACGCCGGACAACGTCACGAACCTCCTGCCGCTCGACGACTTCCTCGACCTGATCACCCGCATGGTGATCGTCTTCGGTCTCGCCTTCGAGCTGCCGCTGCTGCTCATCGCCCTCAACATGACCGGGGTCCTCACGGGCGTCCGTATGCTGCGCTGGTGGCGCGGCATGATCGTCGGCCTCACCGCCTTCGCGGCCATCGCGACCCCCGGCGGCGAGCCCATCTCCATGCTGCTCCTCGCCGGGCCGCTCGCGGTGCTCTACTTCTTCTCCGTCGGCTTCTCCTTGCTGAACGACAAGCGGCGCAACCGCAACAACCCCGATGCCGCGCTCAGCGACGACGAGGCGTCGGAACTCGATCTGACGCCCGAGCCCGTCGGCCGCGTGGAGAACGTCTCCTCCTCCCGCCCCGCGCTGCCCGGGCAGGCCACCGGTGAGGCGGACGGGCCCGGATCGCACCGGATGAACGGTTACGACGACATCACCTGA
- a CDS encoding SPW repeat protein, whose protein sequence is MSNVSHARSDLSGHPDASEMRARYDRVMGGRDVALVDAPVFLVGLYCAVSPWVLHFTASQPALVTHNLVMGIAIAVLALGFTVMPERMYGLSWAICAIGAWIIVSTWVVGNSPDAGVVINNIIVGGLTVLLGMVCAGATTRTRST, encoded by the coding sequence ATGAGCAACGTCTCACACGCGAGGAGTGACTTGTCGGGCCACCCCGACGCCTCCGAAATGCGTGCACGGTACGACCGCGTGATGGGCGGCCGCGATGTGGCGCTGGTGGACGCGCCGGTCTTCCTCGTCGGCCTCTACTGCGCCGTCTCCCCGTGGGTGCTCCACTTCACGGCGAGCCAGCCGGCCCTGGTCACGCACAACCTGGTGATGGGGATCGCCATCGCGGTGCTGGCTCTCGGCTTCACCGTGATGCCCGAGCGCATGTACGGCTTGAGCTGGGCGATCTGCGCCATCGGGGCGTGGATCATCGTGTCGACCTGGGTGGTGGGCAACAGCCCGGACGCCGGAGTCGTGATCAACAACATCATCGTCGGCGGGCTGACGGTGCTGCTGGGCATGGTCTGCGCAGGAGCAACGACGAGAACCCGCAGCACGTGA
- a CDS encoding diacylglycerol kinase gives MTSEITLFVNPTAGRGRGAHAAPPAASALRDAGYSVRTVLGENADDALRRARAAVAAGTGALIAVGGDGLMSLALQAVAGTATPLGVVAVGTGNDFARALGLPIRDPAAAGRLAARALKAGGHREVDLGRVGDRWFGSVLASGFDSRVNDRGNRMRFVGGRFTYDLAILAELAAFRPIPYRIRLDGGEAAEIEATLIAVGNGTTYGGGMRICAEAEMDDGLFDVTVVGECTRTTLLKVFPKVYRGTHLNHPAVTVHRVSSIELAAEGITAYADGEPMGPLPLTATCVPGAVRVLTGG, from the coding sequence GTGACCAGCGAGATCACCCTCTTCGTCAATCCCACCGCCGGACGCGGCCGGGGCGCGCACGCCGCGCCGCCGGCCGCTTCCGCGTTGCGGGACGCCGGGTACTCCGTCCGTACGGTGCTGGGCGAGAACGCCGACGACGCCCTGCGCCGGGCCCGCGCGGCCGTCGCGGCGGGGACCGGAGCGCTCATAGCCGTGGGCGGGGACGGGCTGATGTCCCTCGCCCTCCAGGCCGTCGCCGGGACCGCCACCCCGCTCGGGGTCGTTGCCGTCGGCACCGGCAACGACTTCGCCCGTGCGCTGGGTCTGCCGATCCGCGACCCGGCCGCCGCCGGACGGCTGGCCGCGCGGGCCCTCAAGGCCGGCGGCCACCGCGAGGTCGACCTGGGGCGGGTCGGGGACCGCTGGTTCGGGTCCGTCCTCGCCTCCGGCTTCGACTCCCGGGTCAATGACCGGGGCAACCGGATGCGCTTCGTCGGCGGCCGGTTCACGTACGACCTCGCGATCCTCGCCGAACTGGCCGCCTTCAGGCCGATCCCGTACCGGATCCGGCTCGACGGGGGAGAAGCCGCCGAGATCGAGGCCACCCTCATCGCGGTCGGCAACGGAACCACGTACGGCGGCGGCATGCGGATCTGCGCCGAGGCCGAGATGGACGACGGGCTCTTCGACGTGACCGTGGTCGGCGAGTGCACCCGCACCACGCTGCTCAAGGTGTTCCCGAAGGTCTACCGGGGCACGCATCTGAACCACCCCGCCGTGACCGTGCACCGGGTCTCCTCGATCGAGCTGGCGGCGGAGGGGATCACGGCGTACGCGGACGGCGAACCGATGGGCCCGCTGCCGCTCACCGCCACCTGCGTACCGGGGGCCGTGCGGGTGCTCACCGGGGGCTGA
- a CDS encoding DUF1365 domain-containing protein produces the protein MSALYPCTITHVRNRPTKYAFRHRTYLWLIDPDRPPELPRALRPLARFDPRDHFGGTAPTVRAGLERFLRARGVELGDGTITMLTQARVFGYVFNPITVYWCHRADGSPLCVVAEVHNTYGGRHGYLLHPDGMDRAVTGKEFYVSPFFPVDGGYRMRLPQPGARLDLSVRLEREGARPFTATVRGARRPPTSRELVRLALRHPLSTVLVSAAIRLHGIRLYLRGLPVQPRRPHRTQEGMQ, from the coding sequence GTGAGCGCCCTCTACCCGTGCACGATCACGCACGTACGCAACCGGCCGACGAAGTACGCGTTCCGGCACCGGACCTACCTGTGGCTGATCGACCCGGACCGGCCGCCCGAGCTGCCGCGCGCCCTGCGGCCGCTGGCCCGGTTCGACCCCCGCGACCACTTCGGCGGCACCGCCCCCACCGTCCGGGCCGGGCTTGAGCGTTTCCTGCGGGCCCGGGGCGTGGAGCTGGGCGACGGCACCATCACCATGCTCACCCAGGCCCGGGTGTTCGGGTACGTCTTCAACCCGATCACCGTCTACTGGTGCCACCGCGCCGACGGCAGTCCCCTCTGCGTCGTCGCCGAGGTGCACAACACCTACGGCGGACGGCACGGCTACCTTCTGCACCCCGACGGTATGGACCGTGCCGTGACCGGCAAGGAGTTCTACGTCTCGCCGTTCTTCCCCGTGGACGGCGGCTACCGGATGCGGCTGCCCCAGCCCGGGGCCCGGCTCGACCTGAGCGTCCGTCTGGAGCGTGAGGGAGCCCGCCCGTTCACCGCGACCGTACGGGGAGCCCGCCGCCCGCCCACCTCCCGGGAGCTGGTGCGCCTCGCCCTGCGCCACCCCCTCTCCACCGTCCTCGTCTCCGCCGCGATCCGCCTGCACGGCATCCGGCTCTATCTGCGCGGGCTCCCCGTGCAACCCCGTCGTCCGCACCGCACACAGGAAGGCATGCAGTGA
- a CDS encoding cyclopropane-fatty-acyl-phospholipid synthase family protein, which translates to MTAPTSALPAEHTPGADPERWPDIVTLPRASRARTAVAERTVRRALGRLPLRARLAGRDHIGLGGPLMDIRAPDAFFRRIGASGLIGFGESYMAGEWDAPDLVAVLTVLADNAADLVPRPLQRLRGIWHLRRPAAQMNTPEGSRDNISHHYDLSNELFALFLDETLSYSSAVFRGFPAEHDLLPAAQHRKIDRLLDAAGVADGTRLLEIGTGWGELAIRAAARGARVTTVTLSAEQRELARARIREAGFEDRVEVRLSDYRHVTGDYDAIVSVEMIEAVGEEFWPVYFRTLDRLLVPGGRIALQAITMPDDRLRASRSTYTWIHKYIFPGGLLPSTEAVERTTTRHTRLRTTQRIRFGAHYAETLRLWRERFTERAADVDALGFDAVFRRMWTFYLAYSEAGFRSGYLDVQQLLLTREETA; encoded by the coding sequence GTGACCGCTCCCACCTCGGCGCTGCCGGCAGAGCACACCCCCGGGGCCGACCCGGAACGCTGGCCCGACATCGTCACCCTGCCCCGGGCCTCCCGCGCCCGGACCGCCGTCGCGGAACGCACCGTCCGCCGCGCGCTCGGCAGGCTCCCCCTGCGCGCCCGGCTCGCGGGCCGGGACCACATCGGCCTCGGCGGGCCGCTCATGGACATCCGCGCCCCCGACGCCTTCTTCCGGCGGATCGGGGCGAGCGGACTCATCGGCTTCGGCGAGTCCTACATGGCCGGGGAATGGGACGCGCCCGACCTCGTCGCCGTGCTGACCGTGCTCGCCGACAACGCCGCCGACCTCGTCCCCCGGCCGCTGCAACGCCTGCGCGGCATCTGGCACCTGCGCAGGCCCGCCGCGCAGATGAACACCCCCGAGGGCTCCCGGGACAACATCAGCCACCACTACGACCTGTCCAACGAACTGTTCGCCCTCTTCCTGGACGAGACGCTCTCCTACTCCTCCGCGGTCTTCCGCGGCTTCCCCGCCGAACACGACCTGCTGCCCGCCGCCCAGCACCGCAAGATCGACCGGCTGCTCGACGCAGCCGGGGTCGCCGACGGCACCCGGCTGCTGGAGATCGGCACCGGCTGGGGCGAACTGGCCATCCGCGCGGCCGCCCGCGGGGCTCGGGTCACCACCGTCACCCTCTCCGCCGAACAGCGCGAACTGGCCCGGGCCCGCATCCGCGAAGCCGGGTTCGAGGACCGCGTCGAGGTACGGCTGAGCGACTACCGCCATGTCACCGGCGACTACGACGCCATCGTCAGCGTCGAGATGATCGAGGCGGTCGGCGAGGAGTTCTGGCCGGTCTACTTCCGAACCCTGGACCGGCTGCTCGTCCCCGGCGGCCGGATAGCCCTCCAGGCCATCACCATGCCCGACGACCGGCTGCGCGCCAGCCGCTCCACGTACACCTGGATCCACAAGTACATCTTCCCCGGCGGGCTGCTGCCCTCCACGGAGGCCGTCGAGCGGACCACCACCAGGCACACCCGGCTGCGCACCACCCAGCGCATCCGGTTCGGCGCGCACTACGCCGAGACGCTCCGGCTGTGGCGCGAGCGGTTCACCGAGCGGGCCGCCGACGTCGACGCCCTCGGCTTCGACGCCGTCTTCCGCCGGATGTGGACCTTCTACCTCGCGTACTCGGAAGCGGGCTTCCGCTCCGGCTATCTCGATGTGCAGCAACTGCTGCTGACCCGTGAGGAGACCGCGTGA
- the tatA gene encoding Sec-independent protein translocase subunit TatA — protein sequence MIGNLKPLEIVLIIAVILLLFGAKKLPDMARSLGKSARILKSEAKAMKKDDAATATPTTETVDDTVPPQSTTARTIQAAPGDVTSSRPVNEAKPTTQS from the coding sequence ATGATCGGCAATCTGAAGCCCCTCGAGATCGTTCTGATCATCGCTGTCATCCTGCTGCTCTTCGGTGCCAAGAAGCTCCCCGACATGGCGCGCTCGCTCGGCAAGTCGGCCCGCATCCTCAAGAGCGAGGCGAAGGCCATGAAGAAGGACGACGCGGCGACCGCGACGCCCACCACGGAGACCGTCGACGACACGGTCCCGCCGCAGTCCACCACCGCGCGCACCATCCAGGCCGCGCCGGGAGACGTCACCAGCTCCCGCCCGGTCAACGAGGCCAAGCCCACCACCCAGAGCTGA
- a CDS encoding NAD(P)/FAD-dependent oxidoreductase — MAGERRRTAVVGAGVAGLTAAHVLRDAHEVTLYEADDRVGGHAHTHDLAASDGRVHRVDSGFIVHNRRTYPHLLRLFDELGVATQESEMSMSVRCEGCGLEYAGARGPAGLFAQPRSAARGPYLRMLAEVPRFHRAARALLALPENGASAMTLGEFARRGRFSPFFHAHFLTPVVSAVWSCDPVTALRYPARYLFRFLDHHGMLTIGGSPVWRTVTGGSRAYVDLVVKQLAAVHTATPVRAITRHADGADITTEDGTTTPYDSVVVATHPDQALRMLADPTDAERSTLGAFRYSRNPTLLHTDTTLLPRAPGARASWNYLMPSCAADADRVTVSYDMNRLQRLDAPDTYVVTLNGAERVAPDTVRARMVYEHPVYTPESAAAQARLPTLSGPVTAYAGAYHGWGFHEDGCRSGVEAAAALGVRW; from the coding sequence ATGGCAGGGGAACGGCGGCGGACGGCCGTGGTGGGAGCCGGAGTGGCGGGGCTGACCGCCGCCCACGTCCTTCGGGACGCCCACGAGGTGACGCTGTACGAAGCGGACGACCGGGTCGGCGGCCACGCCCACACCCACGATCTGGCCGCGTCCGACGGCCGGGTGCACCGTGTCGACTCCGGGTTCATCGTGCACAACCGGCGGACCTACCCCCACCTGCTGCGGCTCTTCGACGAACTGGGCGTCGCCACCCAGGAGTCCGAGATGTCGATGTCCGTACGGTGCGAGGGCTGCGGTCTGGAGTACGCCGGAGCCCGGGGGCCCGCCGGGCTCTTCGCGCAGCCGCGCTCCGCCGCGCGCGGCCCCTATCTGCGGATGCTCGCCGAGGTGCCGCGCTTCCACCGCGCCGCCCGGGCCCTGCTGGCGCTGCCGGAGAACGGGGCGAGCGCGATGACGCTGGGGGAGTTCGCCCGGCGCGGGCGCTTCTCGCCGTTCTTCCACGCCCACTTCCTGACGCCCGTGGTCTCCGCGGTCTGGTCCTGCGACCCGGTCACCGCCCTGCGCTACCCGGCCCGCTATCTCTTCCGCTTCCTCGACCACCACGGCATGCTCACCATCGGCGGCTCACCGGTCTGGCGCACCGTCACCGGCGGGTCGCGCGCTTACGTCGACCTCGTCGTCAAGCAGCTCGCCGCCGTGCACACCGCGACCCCGGTCCGCGCGATCACCCGGCACGCGGACGGCGCCGACATCACCACCGAGGACGGCACGACCACCCCGTACGACTCCGTCGTCGTCGCCACCCACCCCGACCAGGCGCTGCGGATGCTCGCCGACCCGACCGACGCCGAGCGCAGCACGCTCGGCGCGTTCCGGTACTCCCGCAACCCGACCCTGCTGCACACGGACACCACGCTGCTGCCGCGCGCCCCAGGGGCCAGGGCCTCCTGGAACTACCTGATGCCCTCGTGCGCCGCCGACGCCGACCGGGTGACCGTCAGCTACGACATGAACCGGCTCCAGCGGCTCGACGCCCCGGACACCTACGTCGTCACGCTGAACGGCGCCGAGCGGGTCGCCCCGGACACCGTTCGCGCCCGCATGGTCTACGAGCACCCCGTCTACACCCCGGAGTCGGCCGCGGCCCAGGCCCGGCTGCCCACGCTGTCCGGTCCCGTCACCGCCTACGCGGGGGCGTACCACGGCTGGGGCTTCCATGAGGACGGCTGCCGTTCGGGGGTCGAGGCCGCCGCCGCCCTGGGGGTGAGGTGGTGA